One window of the Nocardia terpenica genome contains the following:
- a CDS encoding TetR/AcrR family transcriptional regulator — MPDDLRADARSNREQILVAAQVVFRELGVDVPMKEIADRAGVGVGTLYRRFPDRLALISAVGNSYLSGLAELAATARREESDAWLTLCRFLHECAQLRLGALASAIEPILHGKVQGDPDLTAVRARVADEVADMTARAQADGRLRADVTTGDIARLMTLQVYVPPDESYAEAVRRIMDIALDGLRAKGFRSQ; from the coding sequence GTGCCCGATGATCTGCGCGCCGATGCCCGCAGCAACCGCGAGCAGATTCTCGTGGCGGCGCAGGTCGTGTTCCGCGAGCTCGGCGTGGACGTGCCGATGAAGGAGATCGCCGATCGCGCGGGCGTCGGGGTCGGCACGCTGTACCGCCGCTTTCCGGATCGTCTGGCGCTGATCAGCGCCGTGGGCAACAGCTATCTGTCGGGCCTGGCGGAACTCGCGGCGACGGCGCGGCGGGAGGAATCCGACGCCTGGCTCACGCTGTGCCGTTTTCTGCACGAATGCGCCCAGTTGCGCTTGGGCGCACTGGCTTCCGCGATCGAGCCCATCCTGCACGGGAAGGTCCAGGGCGATCCGGACCTCACCGCGGTCCGCGCACGGGTCGCCGACGAGGTCGCGGACATGACCGCGCGGGCGCAGGCCGACGGTCGGCTGCGAGCCGATGTCACCACGGGCGATATCGCGCGCCTGATGACCCTACAGGTCTACGTCCCGCCCGACGAGTCGTATGCGGAGGCCGTGCGCCGGATCATGGATATCGCCCTGGACGGCCTGCGCGCCAAGGGGTTTCGCTCGCAGTGA